The following coding sequences lie in one Phyllopteryx taeniolatus isolate TA_2022b chromosome 4, UOR_Ptae_1.2, whole genome shotgun sequence genomic window:
- the LOC133476495 gene encoding uncharacterized protein LOC133476495 isoform X1: MSTDDFQTKYTSFIESVVKSTIAETTKLFESMVDELKAELTKVKTENEALKQTCRQMEDVKTQAISESGQRGGPKMRDTAVQCDLLSGYLLPEVQPVRQSTDEQNKQCNQEDLVYTLLKDHDYDAAKDENSKLTVSLSNHEDSEPLTVSRNILCAVADSPPNSACGNETEGPEIDKQCLKREVREKHETLVATVHPSLEEDHNLHEARNQLIDPLNYLNSLVRISNNMGVAASAGEILAELGTQGCASPTTTFEEQLEASKVKIQQPSIKKTPVHEQAYVTMQLHSGVPLPVERKDEPTLVDKQLGEQIKCGLTEDKTKCERKVPVNRKERKQPSEKVKRLQKTPMKTPLSSTGAVGASHDEVRISPSNCEEVTSSCWVAEVSPDQPQEAVTIVFPSLEKRRSSASEDVANHNNVPRIVSVLSLSEVGLSSVSEHPCMDMKEALFHAQSSDIPSASKLLNNLTTLSPEASSYQLGERTTYVALQDAMLLVEAMDQSTKNCTSPQEKATAQDQCTFSVTLPSAVQSSLPTQALASQSPNKTLFVTFTRESRNSQTYIRVPTVHQHGVTSSDIITSTSLLTAPASKSHEKCSLHTPSILAAPLETLIVSDSVPNKIFLSKSPSTHPQCMIAPLSPNQISAVVSTVAGAHDKSTSSSSELSQGKNEVTFTTAARLVMSDTTKQSSGPIPQTQIKIIIPRGTAVVASPPQLSETLVAPTNQNSVGPDVTLPSSLHPHTFTQMIKNEKETPLPIILSTLSSPKLECLSQPISICENLQITPGHQTSASSTKSVRINCFPLVPSIRLISLPHLTLSTKSVLVSQLFSHGKESEFLLHRTSSLINDQASESTVCPFEVSLSTNMFPNLKQTSVAETVNASSISKKGSPYSRLIGERATCLSPCIPSSVSNPVLDKSTMDFAKAGFSAESDQAHKTSLPLDENIINNAEQNCGSRNDCPTPLQVSPITKDISDPHLQLTKTQFLAQLAVSPVIQDAQKVLTIESTDVQSVCEGTSTDGKRKSQKNSIVARLRCHLKMHSQTKRTKTIPEQLTGKQHPAESPKKHRLENFSTTDQESTNELIHVCTNVASSLSPTGTLSETEFFQESPRNHQSTDISSTESRTTFEPVSVTPQNLGVSKSSSALKNTTDSALIIPSLPQTEINVSHVNPTKHAFKSDSITMGDTIEHIPINSKRPFFAEGCASKTFESIIYPQSSSTTDTPDMTNTKLSPQSSFPSNPCTNNAVSEKSGDSSQSPASSLTIDKLCLTQTTFPVGITGKPSTNKDETSQNKLKATTVCLRSSTTQVTPLKTKYPPGSQKRCFSAKENASNKKTQLNCHRDQSAHTKTSPSPPPRTRLTRDYTSPKKSQLPPLSQNESTTVIQNESSLIKKFPSPKMPYCESLRSCKFAKEEHTTKKIKRKSNSLFGKTVAASAWWPKLAKNSASSSNTVESTAKKSRFNQTCTVSENVKVQNAKQLSKAAKATNIANIEQTKLKNTKQVIHHYTSDVTGNKYTSQLVWTAPTTRAREAASLREMRLAILPVQRETRSPRSQNRSVVSPQCLSHHLTHVKDPPIVSPLHPLAVIGERLLKNQCGECGRVLSSSAALESHVSLHTGHRPFSCTLCGKSFPDSKGLKRHGRVHRNGRIHICQQCGKGFVYGFGLTKHLQMVHGKVKPFVCQICNKAFFTKRDVEAHIRIHTGEKPFQCHLCEKKFARRVELNVHLRWHNGEKRHWCPYCGKGFLDYNNMKRHKYIHTGEKPHSCPHCPKHFTQSGHLKKHVKNVHKVK; encoded by the exons GATTCTGAACCCCTCACAGTTAGCAGGAACATATTGTGTGCAGTAGCAG ATTCGCCACCAAACTCTGCTTGTGGAAATGAAACAGAAGGCCCTGAGATTGACAAGCAATGTTTAAAGAGAGAGGTCAGAGAAAAACATGAGACGCTAGTGGCCACTGTACACCCCAGTTTGGAAGAGGATCACAATTTACATGAGGCACGGAATCAATTAATAGACCCATTAAATTATCTAAACTCACTTGTTAGAATAAGTAATAACATGGGAGTGGCAGCCAGTGCTGGTGAAATATTAGCTGAATTGGGGACCCAAGGATGTGCTAGTCCAACGACAACCTTTGAAGAACAGTTGGAGGCATCAAAGGTTAAAATTCAGCAACCATCAATAAAGAAAACGCCAGTACATGAACAAGCATATGTCACTATGCAGCTACACAGTGGTGTTCCCCTtccagtggaaaggaaagatgAGCCAACACTAGTGGATAAACAACTAGGAGAGCAAATTAAATGTGGCTTGACAGAAGATAAAACCAAGTGTGAAAGAAAAGTGCCAGTAAacagaaaagagagaaaacagCCCTCAGAAAAAGTGAAACGTCTGCAAAAGACCCCAATGAAAACACCTTTATCTTCAACTGGTGCTGTTGGTGCATCACATGATGAAGTGAGGATTTCACCTTCTAATTGCGAAGAGGTCACGTCTTCATGTTGGGTTGCAGAGGTCTCCCCAGATCAACCACAAGAAGCTGTTACCATTGTTTTTCCATCATTGGAAAAGAGAAGAAGCAGTGCATCAGAAGACGTAGCGAACCATAACAATGTACCTCGTATTGTTTCAGTATTATCTTTGTCAGAAGTAGGTTTGTCTTCTGTTTCTGAACATCCCTGCATGGACATGAAAGAAGCTTTGTTTCATGCCCAGAGTAGTGACATTCCATCTGCATCAAAGTTATTAAACAACCTAACAACTTTATCACCAGAAGCATCGTCGTATCAGCTCGGGGAACGTACCACCTATGTAGCGCTTCAGGATGCAATGCTACTCGTTGAAGCAATGGATCAGTCCACAAAGAATTGTACCTCCCCACAAGAAAAGGCAACAGCCCAAGACCAGTGTACCTTCTCTGTTACCTTACCATCTGCGGTACAATCTTCATTACCTACCCAAGCATTGGCATCACAGTCACCAAACAAGACACTTTTTGTCACTTTTACAAGAGAATCCAGAAATTCTCAGACCTACATTAGAGTTCCTACAGTGCACCAACATGGTGTTACTTCATCTGATATTATTACATCTACATCATTGTTGACTGCTCCAGCAAGCAAATCACATGAAAAATGCTCTCTCCATACTCCAAGTATATTGGCAGCACCATTAGAGACACTGATAGTCTCAGACTCTGtcccaaataaaatatttttgtccaaatcACCATCCACTCATCCACAATGTATGATTGCCCCACTGTCTCCGAACCAGATTTCAGCTGTTGTGTCAACAGTTGCTGGTGCCCACGATAAGTCTACATCTTCGTCTTCAGAACTTTCTCAAGGGAAAAATGAAGTTACCTTCACAACAGCTGCTCGCCTTGTCATGTctgacacaacaaaacaaagctcAGGCCCAAtaccacaaacacaaataaaaattataattccCAGAGGTACAGCTGTTGTGGCAAGCCCACCACAACTGTCTGAGACACTAGTTGCACCTACCAACCAGAATTCAGTTGGACCAGATGTCACTCTGCCATCATCACTGCACCCACACACGTTTActcaaatgattaaaaacgaAAAGGAAACACCACTGCCAATTATTTTATCCACATTGTCATCCCCAAAACTAGAATGTTTGTCACAGCCGATCAGCATTTGTGAAAATTTACAAATAACTCCTGGGCATCAAACATCAGCATCATCAACTAAGAGTGTACGGATAAACTGTTTTCCACTAGTCCCATCAATCAGACTAATAAGCCTGCCACACCTGACATTGTCCACCAAATCAGTTTTGGTTTCACAACTGTTTTCTCATGGAAAGGAATCTGAATTCCTACTACACAGAACCTCATCTTTGATCAATGACCAGGCATCAGAATCAACAGTCTGTCCATTCGAAGTCTCTTTATCAACCAACATGTTTcccaatttaaaacaaacttcTGTTGCTGAAACTGTAAATGCCTCTTCGATATCAAAGAAGGGATCACCATACTCAAGATTGATAGGGGAGCGAGCCACTTGTTTGTCACCCTGTATACCTTCCAGTGTGTCCAACCCAGTCTTGGATAAATCAACAATGGACTTTGCAAAGGCAGGGTTTTCAGCTGAATCTGATCAAGCACATAAAACATCTTTACCTCTGGATGAGAATATTATCAACAATGCAGAGCAGAATTGTGGTTCACGAAATGACTGTCCTACCCCTTTACAGGTATCCCCCATCACCAAGGACATATCTGACCCTCATTTACAATTGACAAAAACTCAGTTCCTTGCACAGTTGGCAGTGTCACCTGTAATCCAAGATGCCCAAAAG GTATTAACAATTGAGTCTACAGATGTCCAAAGCGTGTGTGAAGGCACCAGTACCGATGGCAAGAGGAAGTCACAGAAAAATTCCATTGTTGCCCGTCTCCGATGTCATCTCAAAATGCACTCTCAaactaaaagaacaaaaacaatcccAGAACAACTGACAGGCAAACAGCATCCCGCTGAAAGCCCCAAGAAACACAGATTAGAGAACTTTAGTACTACTGACCAAGAGTCTACCAATGAGCTTATTCATGTTTGCACAAATGTAGCCAGTTCCCTGAGTCCCACAGGGACACTATCAGAAACTGAGTTTTTCCAAGAAAGTCCCAGGAATCACCAAAGTACCGATATCAGTTCAACTGAAAGTAGGACTACATTTGAGCCTGTTTCTGTTACCCCCCAAAACCTAGGCGTAAGTAAGTCTAGTTCAGCTCTAAAAAACACTACAGACAGCGCTTTAATTATCCCCTCACTGCCACAAACCGAAATAAACGTCAGCCATGTAAACCCAACTAAACATGCATTCAAGTCTGACAGTATAACAATGGGAGATACTATTGAACACATTCCAATAAACTCTAAAAGGCCCTTTTTTGCTGAAGGTTGTGcaagcaaaacatttgaatctATTATATATCCACAATCAAGCTCGACCACAGATACACCTGACATGACAAATACGAAATTATCCCCACAGAGTAGTTTTCCGTCCAACCCATGTACCAATAATGCTGTCTCTGAAAAGTCAGGAGATTCTAGTCAGAGTCCCGCATCAAGTTTAACTATAGATAAACTTTGTCTTACACAAACAACATTCCCTGTTGGGATCACTGGAAAGCCTAGCACCAATAAAGATGAGACTAGCCAAAATAAGTTAAAAGCCACTACTGTGTGTCTAAGGTCAAGTACAACTCAAGTTACCCCTCTAAAGACTAAATATCCACCTGGAAGTCAGAAGAGGTGTTTCTCTGCTAAGGAAAATGCTAGTAATAAAAAGACCCAATTAAATTGTCATCGAGATCAATCTGCCCATACAAAGACATCTCCTTCGCCTCCTCCTAGGACAAGATTAACTAGAGATTATACATCCCCAAAAAAGTCCCAATTACCTCCCCTTAGTCAGAATGAGTCCACTACCGTTATTCAGAATGAGTCCAGTTTGATTAAAAAATTTCCCAGCCCTAAAATGCCTTACTGTGAATCTCTCAGGAGTTGCAAGTTTGCTAAAGAAGAACATACCAccaaaaagataaaaagaaaatcaaattcGTTATTTGGGAAAACTGTTGCCGCAAGTGCTTGGTGGCCCAAATTGGCTAAAAATAGTGCAAGTTCAAGTAATACTGTGGAAAGTACTGCTAAGAAATCTAGATTCAACCAAACTTGTACTGTTTCAGAAAATGTAAAGGTACAAAATGCAAAGCAATTATCCAAAGCAGCAAAAGCTACAAATATAGCAAACATTGAGCAAACTAAATTAAAGAATACTAAGCAAGTAATACACCATTATACCAGTGATGTAACAGGAAACAAATATACTTCTCAGCTTGTATGGACCGCCCCTACAACGCGAGCTAGGGAAGCCGCCTCATTAAGAGAAATGAGGTTAGCAATTTTACCAGTTCAGAGAGAGACACGCTCCCCAAGATCTCAGAATCGTTCTGTAGTATCTCCCCAATGTCTTTCGCACCACCTGACACATGTCAAAGACCCACCTATCGTATCACCACTGCACCCTCTAGCGGTCATTGGTGAGCGGCTGCTCAAGAACCAGTGTGGGGAATGTGGTCGTGTTCTTAGCAGCAGCGCTGCTCTCGAAAGCCATGTCAGTCTCCATACCGGTCACAGACCATTCTCTTGCACACTCTGTGGAAAGAGCTTCCCTGACTCCAAGGGTCTGAAACGACATGGCAGAGTGCATCGCAATGGTAGGATCCATATCTGTCAGCAGTGTGGGAAGGGGTTTGTCTATGGCTTTGGCCTCACCAAACATCTCCAGATGGTACATGGGAAAGTCAAGCCATTTGTGTGTCAGATCTGCAACAAGGCATTCTTCACAAAGCGAGATGTGGAGGCCCACATACGAATCCATACAGGGGAGAAACCATTCCAGTGCCATCTCtgtgaaaaaaagtttgcaagGAGAGTTGAACTAAATGTGCATCTGAGGTGGCATAACGGGGAGAAAAGACACTGGTGCCCATATTGTGGAAAAGGATTTTTAGACTACAACAACATGAAAAGACACAAGTATATCCATACAGGAGAGAAACCACATTCTTGCCCACATTGTCCCAAACACTTTACACAGTCTGGACACCTGAAAAAGcatgttaaaaatgtacataaGGTCAAATAA
- the LOC133476495 gene encoding uncharacterized protein LOC133476495 isoform X2: MGVAASAGEILAELGTQGCASPTTTFEEQLEASKVKIQQPSIKKTPVHEQAYVTMQLHSGVPLPVERKDEPTLVDKQLGEQIKCGLTEDKTKCERKVPVNRKERKQPSEKVKRLQKTPMKTPLSSTGAVGASHDEVRISPSNCEEVTSSCWVAEVSPDQPQEAVTIVFPSLEKRRSSASEDVANHNNVPRIVSVLSLSEVGLSSVSEHPCMDMKEALFHAQSSDIPSASKLLNNLTTLSPEASSYQLGERTTYVALQDAMLLVEAMDQSTKNCTSPQEKATAQDQCTFSVTLPSAVQSSLPTQALASQSPNKTLFVTFTRESRNSQTYIRVPTVHQHGVTSSDIITSTSLLTAPASKSHEKCSLHTPSILAAPLETLIVSDSVPNKIFLSKSPSTHPQCMIAPLSPNQISAVVSTVAGAHDKSTSSSSELSQGKNEVTFTTAARLVMSDTTKQSSGPIPQTQIKIIIPRGTAVVASPPQLSETLVAPTNQNSVGPDVTLPSSLHPHTFTQMIKNEKETPLPIILSTLSSPKLECLSQPISICENLQITPGHQTSASSTKSVRINCFPLVPSIRLISLPHLTLSTKSVLVSQLFSHGKESEFLLHRTSSLINDQASESTVCPFEVSLSTNMFPNLKQTSVAETVNASSISKKGSPYSRLIGERATCLSPCIPSSVSNPVLDKSTMDFAKAGFSAESDQAHKTSLPLDENIINNAEQNCGSRNDCPTPLQVSPITKDISDPHLQLTKTQFLAQLAVSPVIQDAQKVLTIESTDVQSVCEGTSTDGKRKSQKNSIVARLRCHLKMHSQTKRTKTIPEQLTGKQHPAESPKKHRLENFSTTDQESTNELIHVCTNVASSLSPTGTLSETEFFQESPRNHQSTDISSTESRTTFEPVSVTPQNLGVSKSSSALKNTTDSALIIPSLPQTEINVSHVNPTKHAFKSDSITMGDTIEHIPINSKRPFFAEGCASKTFESIIYPQSSSTTDTPDMTNTKLSPQSSFPSNPCTNNAVSEKSGDSSQSPASSLTIDKLCLTQTTFPVGITGKPSTNKDETSQNKLKATTVCLRSSTTQVTPLKTKYPPGSQKRCFSAKENASNKKTQLNCHRDQSAHTKTSPSPPPRTRLTRDYTSPKKSQLPPLSQNESTTVIQNESSLIKKFPSPKMPYCESLRSCKFAKEEHTTKKIKRKSNSLFGKTVAASAWWPKLAKNSASSSNTVESTAKKSRFNQTCTVSENVKVQNAKQLSKAAKATNIANIEQTKLKNTKQVIHHYTSDVTGNKYTSQLVWTAPTTRAREAASLREMRLAILPVQRETRSPRSQNRSVVSPQCLSHHLTHVKDPPIVSPLHPLAVIGERLLKNQCGECGRVLSSSAALESHVSLHTGHRPFSCTLCGKSFPDSKGLKRHGRVHRNGRIHICQQCGKGFVYGFGLTKHLQMVHGKVKPFVCQICNKAFFTKRDVEAHIRIHTGEKPFQCHLCEKKFARRVELNVHLRWHNGEKRHWCPYCGKGFLDYNNMKRHKYIHTGEKPHSCPHCPKHFTQSGHLKKHVKNVHKVK, translated from the exons ATGGGAGTGGCAGCCAGTGCTGGTGAAATATTAGCTGAATTGGGGACCCAAGGATGTGCTAGTCCAACGACAACCTTTGAAGAACAGTTGGAGGCATCAAAGGTTAAAATTCAGCAACCATCAATAAAGAAAACGCCAGTACATGAACAAGCATATGTCACTATGCAGCTACACAGTGGTGTTCCCCTtccagtggaaaggaaagatgAGCCAACACTAGTGGATAAACAACTAGGAGAGCAAATTAAATGTGGCTTGACAGAAGATAAAACCAAGTGTGAAAGAAAAGTGCCAGTAAacagaaaagagagaaaacagCCCTCAGAAAAAGTGAAACGTCTGCAAAAGACCCCAATGAAAACACCTTTATCTTCAACTGGTGCTGTTGGTGCATCACATGATGAAGTGAGGATTTCACCTTCTAATTGCGAAGAGGTCACGTCTTCATGTTGGGTTGCAGAGGTCTCCCCAGATCAACCACAAGAAGCTGTTACCATTGTTTTTCCATCATTGGAAAAGAGAAGAAGCAGTGCATCAGAAGACGTAGCGAACCATAACAATGTACCTCGTATTGTTTCAGTATTATCTTTGTCAGAAGTAGGTTTGTCTTCTGTTTCTGAACATCCCTGCATGGACATGAAAGAAGCTTTGTTTCATGCCCAGAGTAGTGACATTCCATCTGCATCAAAGTTATTAAACAACCTAACAACTTTATCACCAGAAGCATCGTCGTATCAGCTCGGGGAACGTACCACCTATGTAGCGCTTCAGGATGCAATGCTACTCGTTGAAGCAATGGATCAGTCCACAAAGAATTGTACCTCCCCACAAGAAAAGGCAACAGCCCAAGACCAGTGTACCTTCTCTGTTACCTTACCATCTGCGGTACAATCTTCATTACCTACCCAAGCATTGGCATCACAGTCACCAAACAAGACACTTTTTGTCACTTTTACAAGAGAATCCAGAAATTCTCAGACCTACATTAGAGTTCCTACAGTGCACCAACATGGTGTTACTTCATCTGATATTATTACATCTACATCATTGTTGACTGCTCCAGCAAGCAAATCACATGAAAAATGCTCTCTCCATACTCCAAGTATATTGGCAGCACCATTAGAGACACTGATAGTCTCAGACTCTGtcccaaataaaatatttttgtccaaatcACCATCCACTCATCCACAATGTATGATTGCCCCACTGTCTCCGAACCAGATTTCAGCTGTTGTGTCAACAGTTGCTGGTGCCCACGATAAGTCTACATCTTCGTCTTCAGAACTTTCTCAAGGGAAAAATGAAGTTACCTTCACAACAGCTGCTCGCCTTGTCATGTctgacacaacaaaacaaagctcAGGCCCAAtaccacaaacacaaataaaaattataattccCAGAGGTACAGCTGTTGTGGCAAGCCCACCACAACTGTCTGAGACACTAGTTGCACCTACCAACCAGAATTCAGTTGGACCAGATGTCACTCTGCCATCATCACTGCACCCACACACGTTTActcaaatgattaaaaacgaAAAGGAAACACCACTGCCAATTATTTTATCCACATTGTCATCCCCAAAACTAGAATGTTTGTCACAGCCGATCAGCATTTGTGAAAATTTACAAATAACTCCTGGGCATCAAACATCAGCATCATCAACTAAGAGTGTACGGATAAACTGTTTTCCACTAGTCCCATCAATCAGACTAATAAGCCTGCCACACCTGACATTGTCCACCAAATCAGTTTTGGTTTCACAACTGTTTTCTCATGGAAAGGAATCTGAATTCCTACTACACAGAACCTCATCTTTGATCAATGACCAGGCATCAGAATCAACAGTCTGTCCATTCGAAGTCTCTTTATCAACCAACATGTTTcccaatttaaaacaaacttcTGTTGCTGAAACTGTAAATGCCTCTTCGATATCAAAGAAGGGATCACCATACTCAAGATTGATAGGGGAGCGAGCCACTTGTTTGTCACCCTGTATACCTTCCAGTGTGTCCAACCCAGTCTTGGATAAATCAACAATGGACTTTGCAAAGGCAGGGTTTTCAGCTGAATCTGATCAAGCACATAAAACATCTTTACCTCTGGATGAGAATATTATCAACAATGCAGAGCAGAATTGTGGTTCACGAAATGACTGTCCTACCCCTTTACAGGTATCCCCCATCACCAAGGACATATCTGACCCTCATTTACAATTGACAAAAACTCAGTTCCTTGCACAGTTGGCAGTGTCACCTGTAATCCAAGATGCCCAAAAG GTATTAACAATTGAGTCTACAGATGTCCAAAGCGTGTGTGAAGGCACCAGTACCGATGGCAAGAGGAAGTCACAGAAAAATTCCATTGTTGCCCGTCTCCGATGTCATCTCAAAATGCACTCTCAaactaaaagaacaaaaacaatcccAGAACAACTGACAGGCAAACAGCATCCCGCTGAAAGCCCCAAGAAACACAGATTAGAGAACTTTAGTACTACTGACCAAGAGTCTACCAATGAGCTTATTCATGTTTGCACAAATGTAGCCAGTTCCCTGAGTCCCACAGGGACACTATCAGAAACTGAGTTTTTCCAAGAAAGTCCCAGGAATCACCAAAGTACCGATATCAGTTCAACTGAAAGTAGGACTACATTTGAGCCTGTTTCTGTTACCCCCCAAAACCTAGGCGTAAGTAAGTCTAGTTCAGCTCTAAAAAACACTACAGACAGCGCTTTAATTATCCCCTCACTGCCACAAACCGAAATAAACGTCAGCCATGTAAACCCAACTAAACATGCATTCAAGTCTGACAGTATAACAATGGGAGATACTATTGAACACATTCCAATAAACTCTAAAAGGCCCTTTTTTGCTGAAGGTTGTGcaagcaaaacatttgaatctATTATATATCCACAATCAAGCTCGACCACAGATACACCTGACATGACAAATACGAAATTATCCCCACAGAGTAGTTTTCCGTCCAACCCATGTACCAATAATGCTGTCTCTGAAAAGTCAGGAGATTCTAGTCAGAGTCCCGCATCAAGTTTAACTATAGATAAACTTTGTCTTACACAAACAACATTCCCTGTTGGGATCACTGGAAAGCCTAGCACCAATAAAGATGAGACTAGCCAAAATAAGTTAAAAGCCACTACTGTGTGTCTAAGGTCAAGTACAACTCAAGTTACCCCTCTAAAGACTAAATATCCACCTGGAAGTCAGAAGAGGTGTTTCTCTGCTAAGGAAAATGCTAGTAATAAAAAGACCCAATTAAATTGTCATCGAGATCAATCTGCCCATACAAAGACATCTCCTTCGCCTCCTCCTAGGACAAGATTAACTAGAGATTATACATCCCCAAAAAAGTCCCAATTACCTCCCCTTAGTCAGAATGAGTCCACTACCGTTATTCAGAATGAGTCCAGTTTGATTAAAAAATTTCCCAGCCCTAAAATGCCTTACTGTGAATCTCTCAGGAGTTGCAAGTTTGCTAAAGAAGAACATACCAccaaaaagataaaaagaaaatcaaattcGTTATTTGGGAAAACTGTTGCCGCAAGTGCTTGGTGGCCCAAATTGGCTAAAAATAGTGCAAGTTCAAGTAATACTGTGGAAAGTACTGCTAAGAAATCTAGATTCAACCAAACTTGTACTGTTTCAGAAAATGTAAAGGTACAAAATGCAAAGCAATTATCCAAAGCAGCAAAAGCTACAAATATAGCAAACATTGAGCAAACTAAATTAAAGAATACTAAGCAAGTAATACACCATTATACCAGTGATGTAACAGGAAACAAATATACTTCTCAGCTTGTATGGACCGCCCCTACAACGCGAGCTAGGGAAGCCGCCTCATTAAGAGAAATGAGGTTAGCAATTTTACCAGTTCAGAGAGAGACACGCTCCCCAAGATCTCAGAATCGTTCTGTAGTATCTCCCCAATGTCTTTCGCACCACCTGACACATGTCAAAGACCCACCTATCGTATCACCACTGCACCCTCTAGCGGTCATTGGTGAGCGGCTGCTCAAGAACCAGTGTGGGGAATGTGGTCGTGTTCTTAGCAGCAGCGCTGCTCTCGAAAGCCATGTCAGTCTCCATACCGGTCACAGACCATTCTCTTGCACACTCTGTGGAAAGAGCTTCCCTGACTCCAAGGGTCTGAAACGACATGGCAGAGTGCATCGCAATGGTAGGATCCATATCTGTCAGCAGTGTGGGAAGGGGTTTGTCTATGGCTTTGGCCTCACCAAACATCTCCAGATGGTACATGGGAAAGTCAAGCCATTTGTGTGTCAGATCTGCAACAAGGCATTCTTCACAAAGCGAGATGTGGAGGCCCACATACGAATCCATACAGGGGAGAAACCATTCCAGTGCCATCTCtgtgaaaaaaagtttgcaagGAGAGTTGAACTAAATGTGCATCTGAGGTGGCATAACGGGGAGAAAAGACACTGGTGCCCATATTGTGGAAAAGGATTTTTAGACTACAACAACATGAAAAGACACAAGTATATCCATACAGGAGAGAAACCACATTCTTGCCCACATTGTCCCAAACACTTTACACAGTCTGGACACCTGAAAAAGcatgttaaaaatgtacataaGGTCAAATAA